The Verrucomicrobium spinosum DSM 4136 = JCM 18804 genome includes a region encoding these proteins:
- a CDS encoding discoidin domain-containing protein, whose product MLPSPCDTHPAGGSREMSGAPVSLCHRPLAWARWRCWAVFIAVATLPALASPLRAASVWSWFHAPLRTLEQESQALDARLAQLPALPNPQSHERAGYHSGWAADADSVRWVQVDLGREMPLDAVVVIPAFLGGSTAYGFPARFRVDLSRDSEFAESTTLFDHTGQDYHQAMAPVYLPAEGQKGRYVRFTATRITSGTAPRHYFCLGELLVFSHGAVVSARCPVTSSKSSDTAPTWSKTNLVDGISALGLPVLPGAQATNGWHSAIHKTPNRQSWVQMDLGGIRPLDEIRFIPTHPADFPDRAGFGFPEWFRLEASDDENFLNPQLLFGAVTAPFPNPGDNPVPFPVQGHRARYVRMTATQLWPRSDDYVIAFSEMQVFSEGHNIAMADGVKVTASDDVFAPLWQREWLMDGLAANGRLVDWPVWLQQLSQRRELEGEQEDLKARTALALAIAQRHATWWGAALAAAVVGLVIVSSMRSRRARLREMEALRQRIARDLHDEVGSHLGSISLASELALRESPEEAHATLDEIHRMSRQAAESMRGIVWLVREGGEPTLDRLMQALRDSATTQLQGYAWDLHVPDHAPRLAASLDFHRHVFLFFKEAVHNVVRHAHATAVHLEVTWNQDRFQLLIEDNGRGFDPAVASSGSGMANLRHRAAALHGEVSISSHPGVTGSRVTLTVPLSSPSPSRP is encoded by the coding sequence ATGCTCCCGAGTCCATGCGACACCCATCCAGCGGGAGGCAGCCGGGAAATGTCCGGCGCTCCCGTCTCCCTCTGCCATCGCCCTCTGGCGTGGGCACGGTGGCGGTGTTGGGCCGTTTTCATCGCGGTCGCGACGCTGCCTGCGCTGGCCAGCCCGCTCCGGGCAGCCTCCGTCTGGTCATGGTTTCACGCACCTCTCCGGACCCTGGAGCAGGAGTCACAGGCACTGGATGCGCGCCTGGCTCAGTTGCCAGCCCTGCCCAACCCCCAGTCTCATGAGCGGGCCGGTTACCACAGTGGCTGGGCGGCGGACGCCGATAGCGTGCGCTGGGTGCAGGTGGATCTCGGGCGCGAGATGCCTCTCGACGCGGTGGTGGTGATCCCCGCCTTTCTCGGCGGCTCCACCGCCTACGGTTTCCCCGCCCGCTTCCGCGTGGACCTCTCACGCGATTCCGAGTTCGCGGAGTCCACCACGCTCTTTGACCACACCGGCCAGGACTACCATCAGGCCATGGCCCCTGTCTATCTGCCCGCAGAGGGGCAGAAGGGGCGCTACGTCCGCTTCACCGCCACCCGCATCACTTCCGGCACCGCCCCCCGCCACTATTTCTGTCTGGGTGAGCTCCTGGTCTTTTCGCATGGGGCGGTCGTCTCGGCGCGCTGCCCCGTCACCTCCTCCAAGTCCAGCGACACCGCCCCCACCTGGAGCAAGACCAATCTGGTGGACGGGATCAGCGCCCTGGGCCTGCCGGTCCTGCCGGGAGCACAGGCCACCAATGGCTGGCATTCCGCCATTCACAAGACCCCGAACCGCCAGAGCTGGGTGCAGATGGATCTCGGCGGCATCCGACCGCTCGATGAGATCCGCTTCATCCCCACCCACCCGGCAGACTTCCCGGACCGGGCCGGCTTTGGCTTCCCCGAGTGGTTCCGGCTGGAGGCCTCCGATGACGAAAATTTCCTGAACCCGCAGCTCCTCTTTGGTGCCGTCACCGCCCCCTTCCCCAATCCGGGCGACAACCCGGTGCCCTTCCCCGTGCAGGGACACCGGGCCCGCTACGTGCGCATGACCGCCACGCAACTCTGGCCGCGCAGTGACGACTACGTCATCGCCTTCTCGGAAATGCAGGTGTTCTCTGAAGGGCACAACATCGCCATGGCCGATGGAGTAAAGGTCACCGCTTCCGACGATGTCTTTGCCCCACTCTGGCAGCGGGAATGGCTCATGGACGGCCTGGCGGCCAACGGACGCCTGGTGGACTGGCCGGTCTGGTTGCAACAGCTCTCCCAGCGACGGGAGCTGGAAGGCGAGCAGGAGGACTTGAAAGCCCGCACCGCCCTCGCGCTCGCCATCGCCCAGCGCCATGCCACCTGGTGGGGGGCGGCTCTGGCGGCGGCAGTCGTGGGACTGGTCATTGTTTCCTCGATGCGCAGCCGGCGGGCCCGGCTGCGGGAGATGGAAGCCCTGCGGCAGCGCATTGCCCGCGACCTCCATGATGAGGTGGGCAGCCACCTCGGCAGCATCTCCCTGGCCAGCGAGCTCGCCCTGCGCGAGTCCCCGGAGGAGGCTCATGCCACGCTGGACGAAATCCACCGCATGTCCCGCCAGGCGGCCGAGTCCATGCGCGGCATCGTCTGGCTGGTGAGAGAGGGGGGTGAGCCCACGCTGGACCGTCTCATGCAGGCGCTCCGGGACAGCGCCACCACCCAGCTCCAGGGCTACGCGTGGGATCTTCATGTTCCGGACCATGCGCCCCGCCTCGCGGCCTCGCTGGACTTTCACCGCCACGTTTTCCTCTTCTTCAAGGAGGCCGTGCACAATGTCGTACGCCACGCCCATGCCACCGCCGTGCATCTGGAGGTGACCTGGAACCAGGACCGCTTCCAGCTCCTCATTGAGGACAACGGCCGCGGCTTCGATCCCGCCGTTGCATCCAGCGGCAGCGGCATGGCCAACCTCCGGCATCGCGCCGCCGCCCTCCATGGGGAGGTGTCTATTTCCTCGCATCCCGGTGTCACCGGCTCCCGCGTCACCCTCACCGTTCCTCTTTCATCCCCTTCCCCCTCCCGCCCATGA
- a CDS encoding response regulator transcription factor, with product MTDSPADSSAPRIIWIVEDHASFRRTLARVVQSEPDLSCAHDFDSCETALEGMTRFTRPDVILLDVGLPGMSGLQGIRLFRERSPDTLVIILTVFEDDEKIFDAICAGAAGYLLKTAGADAIVSAIREALAGGSPMNPRIARRVLEMFSKLAPKTHDYGLSAREKEILDLMVKGLIKKEIADRLTLSVHTVDTYLRRIYEKLEVNTRTGAVAKALKERLI from the coding sequence ATGACGGACTCGCCCGCCGACAGCTCCGCCCCCAGGATCATCTGGATCGTGGAAGACCACGCCTCCTTCCGCCGCACCCTCGCCCGCGTGGTGCAGAGCGAGCCGGACCTCTCCTGCGCCCATGACTTCGACTCCTGCGAGACCGCCCTCGAGGGCATGACCCGCTTCACCCGGCCCGACGTGATCCTCCTCGATGTCGGCCTGCCCGGCATGAGCGGTCTGCAGGGCATCCGTCTTTTTCGCGAGCGCAGCCCCGACACCCTCGTCATCATCCTCACCGTGTTTGAAGACGACGAGAAGATCTTCGATGCCATCTGTGCCGGTGCCGCCGGCTACCTCCTGAAAACCGCCGGAGCCGATGCCATTGTTTCCGCGATCCGCGAAGCCCTTGCGGGTGGCTCGCCCATGAATCCCCGCATCGCCCGCCGCGTGCTGGAGATGTTCTCCAAGCTCGCGCCCAAGACCCACGACTACGGCCTCAGTGCCCGGGAAAAAGAAATCCTCGACCTCATGGTCAAAGGCCTCATCAAAAAAGAGATCGCCGACCGCCTCACCCTCAGCGTCCACACCGTGGATACCTACCTGAGAAGGATCTATGAAAAACTCGAGGTCAACACCCGGACTGGGGCGGTGGCGAAGGCATTGAAGGAAAGACTGATTTAG
- a CDS encoding alkaline phosphatase family protein produces the protein MRLTLALCLSLSLPLLAPALEPKDRSVVLISVDGFPAYMWKDPSLPIPNLRKLAAEGASTEAMTVSNPSITWINHTTLVTGVSPRKHGVLFNGLLVRQGVDKPPVIEQWVDKDKLVFAPTLYDLAHAANLTTAEADWVAVTRAPTITWSFPELPNAEGPIEKEMIAKGLLTPEQVTWFHKGPQGKNIAWRDSTWTQAAIHMLTEHKPNFLMYHTLNTDANHHRYGPQSWPSYTALAYADRLIGDVVAAVEKAGMKDRTTFFIATDHGFKKVQKYVYPNVILKQAGLVRALGPNIRQCEAAAVPQGGMAFVYVTDPARRAEFLPKLKELFSQAEGIDKVIEGTDGPTLGMPTPEENQGVGDLILYPKAGYAFNNSAAGDVTTGPTENYAGTHGYLASDPELDGIFIASGPGIKPGVVLPRMANLDVAPTIAKLLKLQIPNVEGRVLEEILESGK, from the coding sequence ATGCGCCTCACGCTCGCCCTTTGTCTCAGCCTCAGCCTCCCGCTCCTCGCCCCTGCGCTGGAGCCCAAGGACCGCAGTGTCGTGCTCATCAGCGTGGACGGCTTCCCGGCTTACATGTGGAAGGATCCCTCGCTGCCAATCCCGAATCTGCGCAAGCTGGCCGCTGAAGGTGCCAGCACGGAGGCGATGACCGTTTCCAATCCCTCCATCACCTGGATCAATCACACCACGCTGGTCACCGGCGTTTCTCCCCGGAAGCATGGCGTGCTTTTCAACGGTCTGCTGGTCCGTCAGGGTGTGGACAAGCCGCCGGTGATTGAACAATGGGTGGACAAGGACAAGCTCGTGTTTGCCCCCACGCTCTATGATCTGGCGCATGCCGCCAATCTCACGACGGCGGAAGCCGATTGGGTCGCGGTGACGCGCGCCCCCACCATCACGTGGAGTTTCCCTGAACTCCCCAACGCCGAAGGCCCCATTGAGAAAGAAATGATCGCCAAGGGCCTCCTCACGCCCGAGCAGGTCACGTGGTTTCACAAAGGCCCCCAAGGCAAGAACATCGCCTGGCGCGACTCCACCTGGACCCAGGCCGCCATTCACATGCTCACCGAGCACAAGCCGAACTTCCTGATGTATCACACGCTGAACACAGATGCGAACCACCACCGTTACGGTCCGCAGAGCTGGCCCAGCTACACCGCGCTCGCTTACGCAGACCGTCTCATCGGTGACGTCGTGGCAGCAGTGGAAAAGGCCGGCATGAAGGACCGCACCACCTTTTTCATCGCCACCGACCACGGGTTCAAGAAGGTGCAGAAGTACGTGTACCCCAACGTCATCCTCAAGCAGGCCGGCCTGGTGCGAGCCCTCGGCCCCAACATCCGCCAGTGCGAAGCGGCCGCCGTCCCCCAGGGCGGCATGGCCTTTGTTTATGTCACCGATCCCGCCCGCCGGGCCGAGTTCCTGCCCAAGCTCAAGGAACTCTTCAGCCAGGCCGAGGGCATCGACAAGGTCATCGAGGGAACCGACGGCCCCACCCTGGGCATGCCCACTCCCGAGGAGAACCAGGGCGTCGGCGACCTCATCCTCTATCCCAAAGCGGGCTATGCCTTCAACAACAGCGCCGCCGGGGATGTGACCACCGGTCCCACCGAGAACTACGCCGGCACCCACGGCTACCTCGCCAGCGATCCCGAGCTCGACGGCATCTTCATCGCCTCCGGCCCCGGCATCAAACCCGGCGTCGTCCTCCCCCGCATGGCCAACCTCGACGTCGCCCCCACCATCGCCAAGCTGCTGAAGCTTCAGATCCCCAATGTGGAAGGGCGCGTGCTGGAGGAGATTTTGGAGAGCGGGAAGTAG
- a CDS encoding DUF4844 domain-containing protein, translating to MPLSYSSATLADLHMLIEQVKFNEEEYYAGAPTEEIREDCERMVNTFIQAVVMALKRGAEVEDIFHLAQKLTIAFEDEETEEAERADEYIAEVMTTLEIEDWEDNV from the coding sequence ATGCCACTCTCCTACTCCTCTGCCACCCTCGCCGACCTGCATATGCTGATTGAGCAGGTGAAGTTCAACGAAGAGGAGTACTACGCCGGTGCCCCTACGGAGGAGATCCGGGAAGACTGTGAGCGGATGGTGAACACGTTCATTCAGGCGGTCGTCATGGCCCTGAAGCGTGGGGCGGAAGTGGAGGACATCTTTCACCTGGCCCAGAAGCTGACCATCGCCTTTGAAGACGAGGAGACCGAAGAGGCCGAGCGGGCAGATGAATACATCGCGGAGGTGATGACCACCCTGGAGATTGAGGATTGGGAGGACAACGTGTGA
- a CDS encoding efflux RND transporter periplasmic adaptor subunit — protein sequence MATDSTPIVKPQDTETPPWDAKRNKSKKGRFRKFLMWVFILAMVGLVGYGLKPKPIEVELGEVGKGPLTVNVVEEGKTRIRNRYVISAPVAGQMRRVPFKAGDVIEANKTVITTIAPVTTPLLDPRAKAQAEARLQGADASRDRAKQSLEMARTADKFAQANWERNKGLAKTGSISVTDRDNAERDADMRAREVRAAEFAQKVAEYEWQQAKAALLQIESPVGTDGVPGAEVELRAPVSGRVLKVQQESAMVVTPGVAIMEIGDPSDIEIEAEILSRDAVAIKPGADVLIEQWGGDAPLKGRVRLVEPAAFTKVSALGVEEQRVYVLSDLVDPPKEAAALGDRYRVEVRVAVWQQPDVTLIPAGALFREGNAWKTFVYDTGSHGSGSGGNEAHSSGNGTMDRLKSAVGDKVKNGVSAKAKKIDVNAGRTDGRQTQVLGGIEVGTKVLLHPPDIVKDGVAVIARGEG from the coding sequence ATGGCCACCGACTCCACCCCCATCGTCAAGCCGCAGGATACTGAAACACCCCCGTGGGATGCGAAGCGAAACAAATCCAAGAAGGGACGTTTTCGAAAGTTCCTCATGTGGGTCTTCATCCTCGCGATGGTTGGCCTGGTGGGTTATGGGTTGAAGCCCAAGCCGATCGAGGTGGAGCTGGGTGAGGTGGGCAAGGGGCCGCTGACCGTGAACGTGGTGGAGGAGGGCAAGACCCGCATCCGCAACCGCTACGTCATCTCGGCACCTGTGGCCGGGCAGATGCGTCGTGTGCCTTTCAAGGCGGGGGACGTCATTGAGGCCAACAAGACGGTGATCACGACCATTGCACCAGTGACCACCCCGCTGCTGGATCCTCGTGCCAAGGCTCAGGCGGAGGCGCGCTTGCAGGGGGCAGATGCCAGTCGGGATCGCGCCAAGCAGTCCCTGGAAATGGCCCGCACCGCCGACAAGTTTGCCCAGGCCAACTGGGAACGGAACAAAGGGCTGGCCAAGACGGGCAGCATCTCCGTGACGGATCGGGACAACGCCGAGCGGGATGCCGACATGCGGGCACGGGAGGTGCGTGCGGCGGAGTTTGCCCAGAAGGTGGCAGAGTATGAGTGGCAGCAGGCCAAGGCGGCGCTGCTTCAGATCGAGTCCCCGGTGGGGACGGATGGGGTGCCCGGTGCCGAGGTTGAACTGCGGGCTCCGGTGTCCGGACGAGTGCTGAAGGTGCAGCAGGAGAGCGCCATGGTGGTAACTCCTGGAGTCGCGATCATGGAGATTGGTGATCCCTCAGACATCGAGATCGAGGCGGAGATCCTCTCGCGTGATGCCGTGGCGATCAAGCCGGGCGCGGACGTGCTCATCGAGCAATGGGGTGGCGATGCGCCATTGAAGGGGCGCGTTCGCCTCGTGGAGCCCGCTGCCTTCACCAAGGTGTCCGCCCTGGGGGTCGAGGAACAACGCGTGTATGTGCTGAGTGATCTGGTGGATCCGCCCAAGGAAGCCGCGGCGCTGGGCGACCGCTACCGGGTGGAGGTGCGTGTGGCCGTATGGCAGCAGCCGGACGTGACGCTCATCCCCGCAGGGGCCTTGTTCCGCGAGGGGAACGCGTGGAAGACCTTTGTGTATGATACTGGCAGTCATGGCTCAGGCAGCGGTGGCAATGAGGCCCATAGCAGCGGAAACGGCACGATGGACCGGCTCAAGTCCGCGGTGGGAGACAAGGTGAAGAATGGCGTGAGCGCCAAGGCGAAGAAGATCGATGTCAACGCAGGTCGTACCGACGGCCGCCAGACGCAGGTGTTGGGCGGGATCGAGGTGGGAACCAAAGTGCTGCTGCATCCGCCGGACATCGTGAAGGACGGCGTGGCGGTGATCGCGCGTGGGGAGGGGTGA
- a CDS encoding ABC transporter permease: MLSPLDRKLFRDLGRMKGQIVAVSLVMACGLAMMVMTRSLILTLDSTREAYYQRYRMADVFGSLKRAPLAMADRLAAIPGVTAVEPRVVLDVTLDLPGLAEPATGHIVSLPEDKPQVLNQLFLRMGRMPRLDERREVVVSEAFAQANFLKPGDSVSAVINGRRDTLVITGIALSPEFVFEARAGETLPDNRRYGVFWMNYRAVAVAYNMDGAFNDFCADLAPGTAAGPVLAEMDRLLINYGALGAYTRKDHASAMRLDDEIRVLTALSVAYPVVFLSVAAFMVNAVLARLVRLQREQIAQLKALGYSSTQVGFHYMKFALVIVVLGTILGGIAGRYMGGGLVNLYTMFFRFPSLEFTFDFRALGLALFVSAGAASLGVVKVVRQAVKLPPAEAMRPEPPADFKPSLLERLGLTKGFSPGFRMALRNIERKPWQAVFTMFGLSLATGLMVLPGAMNDSIDYLLTYQWNLQQRQDVVVFLTEPASPTGFHDIEHLPGVLRAEPVRSVQARLRYGHHSRKLAITGMPKGASLNRLLDDKGNTIILPDEGLVMSEKLAEILGARIGDEVQVEVLEGQRPLRRVAITGLITDYAGVAAYMDIASLRRMMREGDTINGAYLTVDQAKWAEFMREAKDTPRASVVLVKKEQLAAFRNTTGQSIGILRQLYFTLAVIVAFGVVYNSSRIALSERSRDLATLRVVGFSQKEVASVLLGELGLLVLGALPLGLLFGRGLTTFIINSFSTETVRMPLVINPATYSVAVIVVLSAAGLSFLVVSRLIQKLDMVGVLKARD; the protein is encoded by the coding sequence ATGCTCTCTCCTCTTGACCGCAAGCTGTTCCGTGACCTGGGCCGCATGAAGGGCCAGATTGTGGCGGTGAGCCTGGTCATGGCCTGCGGTCTGGCGATGATGGTGATGACGCGCAGCCTCATCCTTACGCTGGATTCCACGAGGGAGGCCTACTACCAGCGCTACCGGATGGCGGATGTGTTTGGTTCGCTGAAACGGGCGCCGCTCGCCATGGCGGACCGGCTGGCGGCGATCCCCGGCGTCACGGCGGTGGAGCCGCGCGTGGTGCTAGATGTGACGCTGGACCTGCCCGGGCTGGCGGAGCCGGCCACGGGGCACATTGTCTCCCTGCCGGAGGACAAGCCGCAGGTGTTGAACCAGCTCTTCCTCCGCATGGGACGCATGCCGCGCCTGGATGAGCGGCGGGAGGTGGTGGTGAGCGAGGCCTTTGCTCAGGCGAATTTCCTGAAACCGGGGGATTCGGTCTCTGCGGTCATCAACGGACGACGGGACACCCTGGTGATCACGGGCATTGCGTTGTCACCGGAGTTCGTGTTCGAAGCCCGGGCGGGTGAAACGCTGCCGGACAACAGACGGTACGGGGTGTTCTGGATGAACTATCGCGCCGTGGCGGTGGCGTACAACATGGACGGCGCTTTCAATGACTTCTGCGCCGATCTCGCCCCGGGCACGGCGGCCGGACCTGTGCTGGCAGAGATGGACCGCCTGCTGATCAACTATGGGGCACTGGGGGCCTACACCAGGAAGGATCATGCCTCCGCCATGCGGCTGGATGACGAAATTCGCGTGCTGACCGCGCTTTCTGTGGCTTACCCGGTGGTCTTCCTGAGCGTGGCGGCCTTCATGGTGAATGCTGTGCTCGCACGCCTGGTGCGGCTCCAGCGGGAGCAGATCGCCCAGCTCAAGGCTTTGGGTTACTCCTCGACCCAGGTGGGGTTCCACTACATGAAGTTCGCGCTCGTGATCGTGGTGCTGGGCACCATTCTGGGCGGCATTGCCGGGCGCTACATGGGCGGTGGGCTGGTGAATCTCTACACCATGTTCTTCCGGTTCCCGTCGCTGGAGTTCACGTTCGACTTCAGGGCGCTGGGCCTGGCTCTGTTTGTGAGTGCGGGTGCGGCCTCATTGGGAGTCGTGAAGGTGGTGCGTCAGGCGGTGAAACTTCCGCCCGCAGAAGCCATGCGTCCGGAACCGCCCGCAGATTTCAAGCCCTCCCTTCTGGAGCGACTCGGATTGACCAAGGGGTTCAGCCCCGGCTTCCGCATGGCCCTGCGAAATATCGAGCGCAAGCCCTGGCAGGCGGTGTTCACCATGTTCGGCCTCTCCCTGGCCACCGGACTGATGGTGTTGCCGGGAGCGATGAACGACAGCATCGACTACCTGCTCACCTACCAGTGGAATCTGCAGCAGCGGCAAGACGTGGTGGTGTTCCTCACGGAGCCGGCATCGCCGACGGGATTCCATGACATCGAGCATCTGCCCGGCGTGCTGCGGGCGGAGCCCGTGCGCAGTGTGCAGGCACGGCTGCGGTATGGTCATCATTCCCGCAAGCTGGCCATTACGGGCATGCCTAAAGGGGCCAGCCTGAACCGCCTGCTGGATGACAAGGGCAACACCATCATCCTGCCGGACGAGGGGCTGGTGATGTCAGAGAAGCTTGCGGAGATCCTGGGGGCCCGCATTGGCGATGAGGTGCAGGTGGAGGTGCTGGAGGGGCAGCGCCCGCTGCGCCGCGTGGCCATCACAGGCCTGATCACAGACTACGCCGGCGTGGCCGCCTACATGGACATTGCCAGCCTGCGCCGCATGATGCGGGAGGGAGACACCATCAATGGTGCCTACTTGACGGTGGATCAGGCGAAGTGGGCGGAGTTCATGCGCGAGGCCAAGGACACCCCCCGCGCTTCGGTTGTCCTGGTGAAGAAGGAACAGCTCGCCGCATTCCGCAACACCACCGGGCAGAGCATTGGCATCCTGCGTCAGTTGTACTTCACCCTGGCGGTCATCGTGGCCTTTGGCGTGGTGTACAACAGCTCCCGCATTGCCCTTTCTGAGCGCAGTCGCGATCTGGCAACGCTGCGGGTGGTGGGCTTCAGTCAGAAGGAGGTGGCCAGTGTGCTGCTGGGGGAGCTGGGCCTCCTGGTCTTGGGCGCTCTGCCGCTGGGGCTCTTGTTTGGCCGGGGGCTCACCACCTTTATCATCAACTCCTTCAGCACCGAGACCGTCCGCATGCCGCTGGTCATCAATCCCGCCACCTACTCGGTGGCCGTGATTGTGGTGCTCTCTGCCGCCGGTCTCTCCTTCCTGGTGGTGAGCCGCCTGATCCAGAAGCTGGACATGGTGGGTGTGCTGAAGGCGAGGGACTGA
- a CDS encoding ABC transporter ATP-binding protein: MPQLSASSPPAAAAAGKQIVFQARQLKKVYHTGELDVVALHGVNLDFYSSELVVLLGASGSGKSTLLNILGGLDVPSSGSLHYKGWELTDADENTLTLFRRNCVGFVFQFYNLIPSLTARENVALITDIARDPMKPEEALDMVGLSARMDHFPSQLSGGEQQRVAIARAIAKRPEVLLCDEPTGALDVHTGITVLEAVERINRELGTLTVIITHNAAMAEMADRVLHLSDGQIVKTRTNETRMPASKLEW, from the coding sequence GTGCCCCAGCTTTCCGCCTCCTCCCCGCCCGCGGCTGCCGCAGCCGGCAAGCAGATTGTTTTTCAGGCCCGGCAGCTCAAAAAGGTCTATCATACGGGCGAGCTCGACGTCGTCGCCCTGCACGGGGTGAACCTGGACTTTTATTCCAGTGAATTGGTCGTGCTGCTGGGAGCTTCCGGCAGTGGCAAGTCCACACTGCTCAACATCCTGGGAGGGCTGGATGTGCCGAGCTCCGGCTCGCTCCATTACAAGGGATGGGAGCTGACAGATGCGGATGAGAACACGTTGACCTTGTTCCGCCGGAACTGTGTGGGTTTCGTCTTCCAGTTCTACAACCTCATCCCCAGCCTGACGGCGCGGGAGAACGTGGCGCTCATCACCGACATTGCGCGCGATCCCATGAAGCCGGAGGAGGCGTTGGATATGGTGGGACTTTCGGCGCGCATGGACCACTTTCCCTCCCAGCTCTCCGGGGGAGAGCAGCAGCGTGTCGCCATCGCCCGGGCCATCGCGAAGCGGCCGGAGGTGCTGCTGTGTGACGAACCCACCGGGGCTCTGGACGTGCATACCGGCATCACCGTGCTGGAGGCGGTGGAGCGGATCAACCGCGAGCTGGGCACGCTGACGGTGATCATCACCCACAACGCCGCCATGGCGGAAATGGCCGACCGTGTGCTGCACCTCTCCGACGGACAGATTGTGAAGACCCGCACGAATGAGACCCGCATGCCTGCTTCTAAGCTGGAATGGTGA
- a CDS encoding site-specific tyrosine recombinase, whose amino-acid sequence MTAHIDAFLLHLATERGLSVNYQLLVRRVLETFASWLHREHDSDDIADVTTQHISGFLGHRKGDGLIPSSLRVELVALKIFFRWLAARGRRLGDPAEPVLPPRVEQSLPDTLNEPEVRRLLESVTGQEPLDLRDRAILEIFYASGLRISEVTGARVENLSLEEGWVRVTGKGNKTRLVPVGGAARDAISRYLDSARPQLVKPKTKSFIFLNRNGGQLTTARVWQIVKERAAAAGMDADRIYPHLLRHSFATHLLGNGADLRVIQEMLGHADIATTQIYTHVDQKRLKDTHRKFHPRG is encoded by the coding sequence GTGACTGCCCACATCGACGCCTTTCTTCTCCATCTGGCCACGGAACGGGGGCTTTCGGTGAACTACCAACTGCTCGTGAGACGGGTGCTGGAGACATTTGCCTCCTGGTTGCATCGTGAGCACGATTCAGACGATATCGCCGATGTCACCACCCAGCACATCAGCGGGTTCCTGGGCCATCGCAAGGGGGATGGACTCATCCCCTCCAGCCTGCGCGTGGAACTGGTCGCCCTGAAGATCTTTTTCCGCTGGCTGGCCGCCCGGGGTCGCCGCTTGGGCGATCCTGCCGAGCCGGTGCTGCCGCCTCGCGTGGAGCAATCCCTGCCTGACACGCTCAACGAACCCGAGGTGCGCCGGCTCCTGGAATCCGTGACCGGTCAGGAGCCCCTCGACCTTCGCGACCGCGCCATCCTGGAGATTTTCTACGCCAGCGGTCTGCGCATCAGCGAGGTGACAGGTGCTCGTGTGGAGAACCTCAGCCTGGAAGAGGGGTGGGTCCGCGTCACGGGCAAAGGAAACAAAACCCGCCTCGTGCCCGTGGGCGGGGCGGCCCGGGACGCAATCTCCCGCTACCTCGACTCCGCCCGCCCGCAGCTCGTGAAGCCCAAAACCAAGAGCTTTATTTTCCTGAACCGCAACGGCGGCCAGCTCACCACCGCCCGCGTCTGGCAGATCGTCAAAGAACGGGCGGCTGCGGCCGGCATGGATGCCGATCGCATCTACCCGCACCTCCTGCGCCACTCCTTCGCCACCCACCTGCTGGGCAACGGTGCCGACCTCCGCGTCATCCAGGAGATGCTCGGCCACGCCGACATCGCCACCACCCAGATCTACACCCATGTGGATCAGAAGCGGCTCAAGGACACGCACCGCAAGTTCCACCCGAGAGGGTGA